CCCTGTTGACCGCTacctggagctcggcaggtgagcccacctcgtgggtctcaggttcgagctctgaggtcgccaggttaacctccggctggggctctgatgctggggcctccctgttgacctctagctggagctcggcatgtgagcccacctcgtgggtctcaggttcgagctctgaggtcgccaggttaacctcaggctggagctccggagctgagacctccccgtaggtcttGTGCTGGGGCTCTGAGGCTGCCATgtggacctctggctggagctcgggtGCTGAGACCTCCGACAGGAGCTCCGAGGTCACCCTGGatctctgcacgggctctccggtggagtttctcATGCTCCtaccagctgctcttgaagcattcatgagagcagtagaatgcttcctggagacccagttTTTTGCAGGTAGGGCATTGTAGCTTGGTCTCCCTCCTGCAGCCCTCAGACATGCATGTCGGTGCCACCTCCACCACGTTGGCTGGAACCTGAAGCGGCTCGGTGGAGGCCGATCTGTCAGTCCCCTGATAATAGAGGTTAAATGGCAGGTCaggctggggctgtccattgactctccaccccagtaaatccagaCCATGAAGCTGCCCTGGCTGTGTGAACTCCTCCACAAAAAGTTCTGCAAATTGAGTGACATCCTGGAGGGCAGGGGACCCGGTGCTCACCAGCTGCTCtgcccagtcacgggccggacagcaaaacctggacaccaagaacccaatccactgtctcttagtaggcttgggatacgccaggctgcagaaatattcctggcagctgaagaggaactccagcgggtagctccccaatcccgcagTCTCTGGCGGCAGTTCAACGGCGTACATTGAGGGAACAGCACAGACAagaaatgcggccagtaatccgaaCATTTCCCGATAAGGTATTGTCCTGCTACTCCCATTATACCGTAATGTCTgatgacggctgagggcaattcagacacatgtgaaacaacaaccaatgacagaaccgGGAGGACACATAACAGAAAccaacaaatgcacgtgtcgaatgACGTGAATGCAAATGTCACAATTGTCAACAacgaaaaagcaggtgctcgcacacCTTGCACGGCAGCATGCATTCACATGCTCttcagcacgctgcttaaaggggaagtcgTGACAGATACATAAAAAAGATCAAATCAGTTCAAGTAATTAAAAGGGAAGTGAGAGAAGGATGTGCGTAAGAGGTGCACTTATAGAACAGGAAGTTTAATTCTGTGAAATTGCCGTTTTCATCAGCAACACGATTCTTTGGTACAGGATGCTCTATGCAGTCACATGCCATTTAACAATTACAAACTGCTTGTCTTAGTGTAGCATATAGCAAGGATTTTAGAGTTGCGAAATTTAATTCACAAAATTTGGCTACTCAGTTCTTGAGGAGATATTTGGGGAAAGTTGTGTGCATTTAGACAGATTAGGTGTGTGCTTTGATTTCTGGATTATTTAGTGTTCGTCATGTTTTCAAAGTTGGGGCAGAAGTTTTTCAATTGAAGCTAAACCACCCATTAAAAAAAGCCAAATAAATTGGGTGTTAAAAACTGCGCACGATGAaccaaataatattttatgagtGACATATGGAAATCATTTCCAATAtgcaaaagaataaaaaatcaACAAGTAATCATAACCACAATGACAATATCAATATTTTGGCTCTTTTCGCTTTTTGCATTCTTatcattatatacacacacacacacacacacacacacacacacaccttaaggGATTAGAAAATCCCACTGTAGAGATTTTGAATGTCACACGCCTGTTGCTCTGCACCAACCAGATCATCACAGGCATCTTCATTTGTGACCAACAAAATGTCAACAAAGCGCAAAAGGATAACTGGTTTGACCCAAGAAAAATAGCAATATGCCAGTGTTTCTTTCATACCAGCAAGTGATGCTTTCACTGATTGAGTACACAGAGTAGTTCTGGTTGGTTAACAGGTCTAGAATGCATGACACTTACGTCCAAAAAGGTACAGAATAGAAACATCTATATTTTTAGAAGAAAGTATCATTGTAGACCCTTAACGCCACAAAGTAGAACCACTGAGAACCAGGGTCCATTTTCTACTCATGGTGTATGTAATTATAGTTTCATATTGTCCAAATAatgatattatttaaaaagcacactgttttattagtgCACTGTGAAAAATGTGAAAGTAACATTGGTGCTTCTCTCGTTTCTATGTATGCCACTGATAAACAGAATTGTTTTGTTCCAGAGCGATATGATGCCTAAGGATGATGACTTGCTACAGAAAATCCAAGATCTGCAAACAGAAGTAGACAACCTGAAACTGAAAGTGGTGCATCAGGTAATCTTTTGGCACACAGATTCTTATAGTTTACTAAagtttaaatgtatgtatgtatgaatgtttgCATCCATTTCTGCTTGAATTGTCTGAGCAGCAGTCGGTTACGGGTGTTGAGGCCCAGATGGTTGAGCAGTGTATAGAGCAAAAGCAGGCTCTGATAAGGGAGTGCAATCGCCACAATGAGGAGCTGCACCATCTTCATGCCCTGACCCGCATTAAAGCAGACGAGAGAGATCAGAAGAGCCGAGAGCTGCTCAAAGCTCAGGTACAGTGCCTTATTAAGCTTCTAAAAGGATTCGTAGAATGGAAACAGTTCTTAGAATAATAAGCAATCAAAAAGTGGTATATATTTTGTTATGTACTGTACTTAAGCTTCAGAGAGTTTTGGTGAATTTTACACTtaaagggttttaaaaaaatttttatatcaGATATGTATATCAGAGTTTTCTGTAGTGGCAATTTTGGAGCATTATATTGCACGTGATATCACTGGTGATGCGTATGATCTCAGTAAACATACAGCtaagtatgtgaacacctgaccgtTTGACATCCCATTAATAAGAAAttgttccccctttgctgttataagaagcgccagtcttctgggaaggctttccactagattttggggcgtggctgtggggatttgtgttcattcagttacaagagcgttagtgacgTCAGATACTGATGTTttgtgaggaggtctggggtgcagtcgatgttccagttcatcccaaaggtattcagtggggttgagatcggggctctgtgcaggacactcgagttcttccaccttcttccaaccttcacacaccacgtgtttatggagctcgctttgtgcacaggggcatcgtcatgctggaacaggtttctACTAtattcacttacattatagcagctataaacagttcccTCACATGCCTCTCTATTTTTATCTCTTacagttaataagacaaaaactgTGACGTCACGGTATCAAGAACCCGAAAAGCACAAAATCTTCTTTCCTGAAAACTTCCCTGTGTCCAAACAAGTTCCTGTGACtgagttgttgctatagaaatgataacttGCAGTATTACATATTAGTAGTACGCAGACATTAATATCAATACTCTCGTTTGAATTACAGCCTACATGTTACTTACATGCTATTGTCAGCATCTACTGACCAATTAGATTTGAGAATCCAATCATTCTTTTGTACAAGTTACTTCAGTAGGATTACCCATCAGTTCCCAGTGTATTTCACAATGCAGCAGCGCTGAGGCAGCAAACGTGCTGCTTTCCAGCGATAATTGCTTTGATTGTCTTTTGTAATATGACTCATTATCCTGCCATCGAAAACTAAGCTGTTCGACTTCTCTTCATATATCGTAAGAAAAGAAATCACAAGTGCTAAGTGAAGGCATCTTTACAGTTGAGATGCAGCCAGATCAAACAGGACATCCGAGGAAAGCAGCTCCAGATTCTGGAGCACAAGAAACAATACCAGGAGATTCAGTCAAGGTAAATAACTCCATTTGCGTTGGCAAGAAATGTTAAGTACTGTTAAGTATTATAATTGATAATCGCATGTATGTTTTTCCATTTCATACTACACATGACCTTATATTAGAGAAAGCATTTACATAGCAGCCAGTAGTCTTATTGCTGGAGTTTTGTTATACTGTTATATATATTAGACACACTATTTATTAATCATAGAACTTCTACCCATTATTAATGTATAGTACAGGAAACTCCAGACATTTTTGTATATGCACTGAATCACAAGAGCTTGATTTaacatttttctaaatatttccATTGTGTTCTGAAAAACACTGCTTTCAAAATGATTTGCACCTGCCCAACTAATATCTGATGAAGCCTTCCCTAGAGAAAATAACAAACAGCACTGATGTTTAGAGGGATCTTGAATTGCTTCTCCATGCAGAGCTCCTTGTGTATTCACAGGTGGGCTGATCTCATCAAATCAGGACGGAGATTTTTAATAGGTTCAAATTCTGAAACTGAGATGGCCGTTACAGATCATAGTGTTGCTATAGTGTTATTTTGGTggtgattttgatgtatgttttgttaTCATTATAATGTCGAATGATTTGTCAATATCTAAGTCTGAATTgttggcagaggcaaccaggttttgcactaaaatatCCTTGTACTTTACAACGACCGTCATAAGAGCCACTAAACCAACAACCGCAAATAAATTGCCCTAAATGACCAATGATCAATTTTCCTTGTATATCACCCCCCTGATGGTGTTCAAGGCCAAAACATATTGGTCTTATCTGACCACAACACAAATTTTAAATGTAGCTCCAATGACGTTGCGGCATTTTGTTGGTTGTTTCTTTTATGCAACCCTTCCAAAAAGCTTCCAAAATCTAATAGTTGATTGTGTAACCAGGTGCCcaaagaataaagaataataaaatgtaagcATAATGTTGCACAGTTCCAGGGTCCGTAGTATGATCCCGAGTTTCACATTATCATCTGTTTCCATGGGAGTTTTCAGCagctgtccaaaaacatgtcagtgcATTGATGACACTAAGGTGTATTGCCCCTaggtgtatgtatttgtgtatgtgctTGAGTGCGATGCTGTGTGATGTACTGGTGTTCCATCTGCGATGTATCTATGCATTTCACCTTTGTCGGAAGAAAGGTAAGTAGTTTCAGTAGAAAATGTAAATCATTGTGTGTAAGGTGTGTTTTATACAACCATTGTTGTCCATGCTTTTGAACGGTGCCAAAAATCTGGAAGTTAGTTTATGAGTCCTAATGGTAATTGTAATTTGCCTTTGTTGTGGCCAGACTCCGTGTTTTCGCCAAGCTGCACGATACCACCAAGGGAGAGCGAAACAAATGTGTAAACCTACTACAGATCGCAACCCAGTGCATGTCCAAGATGAAGGAGAAGTTCGAAATTCTGCAGAATGAGACTGAGATTCTGCACAGCAAAACAATCCAAAAAGACAGGTCTGGAGACAAAAAGCAGCCTTTTAAATAGGTGATACGTAGTGATTTGGGGATAATGTATAAGGAGGTGTGATAAATTTAAATACAATTGGTTAATTGTGTGCACTATTTACAAGTGTGTCATGTTTTTAAGGCTGTAAAAAAATCCATCCTATCATTGGACATCTAAGATTCTCACTAGCACAGTGTGTATAGTGGGGGGGAAacaagtattgaacgcgtcaacatttttttcagtaaatatatttccagtgacattattcacattaaaatttcaccagacatcagtactTGTGTGAAATCTTgctaacgaaaagcctttttatagaccatcaatttgcacagatagggggtgtaattactgaCGGTTTTTAGCGGGTTCCTTACCTTACCTTGCCttagagaactgctttttcttagcgtgttcaatacttttttcccgtgtcattccactttattacacataactttatttacggacgttaatgttgtgaattctttatatttccgtatttcttgagttaatactgatgtctggtgaaaatttcatgtgaataacctcattggaaatatattcactgaaaaaaaatgctgacgcgttcaatacttacttcccccactgtatatgatATTAATCGTTGAaagtacatttaataataaaaatataggaggtgttttttgtgtgtgcatatacTAGCTAAGAAGGAAGATCACTTGCAGTGCTACCACTGGCCTAAAGCGCTGGTGGGGAAATGAGCATGGGCCAACTGCTtagaaagcagctttactgtCCATTTTAACTGAACATTGTCAATGCTCTCACCATTATAGGTCAATGTAGTCAACACTGCTGTGTCTATCATAGGCTGCTGCAGAAGTCTCGTCTGAAGCATGTACACAGTCACACAATCAGGGACAGCTTGAGGAATGACGTATCCAAAGCGAGCTGGATGCTTCACGAGATGCAGTGCAAGAGTGAAGAACAGAGACTCAAGATTATTAAACTCGGACAAGTGATCAGTGCGAAGGAACAAGACCTGCTGCACATGCGCAAGAGCCACGAAGCTTCTGTCCAGAGCCGCAATGAACGGTGGGTCCACAGTACAGCACTAGCAATCAAATATTAACCATTATGTTCTGTTAATTTATCCAACATAAAAAGCCATTTTAAAAATTCCTTCGTAAAATTGAAACAAAAAGGTGAGTCTTGTCATAAGGGTTCTAGTCTTGTGGTACCAGACCTGATCTCTAACTAGATCTTGGGATCCACTTCTTTCAGAAATGTGATGATGAATTGCGAGCACAATtggacacacacattaattctCTCTAAAACCTGCCCCATGGTGCAACTTTACTGTCAGTTGTACAGTGTTGGGCTGTTTACTGCTTAGGCAATTATTATTAACTGACAACTGATCCAGACGTTTTTACAGGCCGGTGGATGTTCTTGATAGTTTTTTCTGCTTATTTGTCTCTTGAGTTTCtacataaatgtgtgtggttGATAGGGGTGTGCAACTCctggagagagaggaagagatgtGTGTCTTCTACGCAAAGGTAAATGTGCAGGAGAGTCTGATCTGTGAGGGGACGCTTCAGATACAGGTTCTGGAAGACGAGATCTGCTCTCTTAAGATGCTAATTAATGAGGAGAGGAGACAAATCCACTTGAGTGAAAAACAGTTGCCTTGCAAGAGATCCCTGGAGGATGAGCATGCCTTACTGCAGAAACAGGTATTCAAGATGCTTAatggtttttcttttgtgtgaATATCTTGAGATAAGTGTTAATATGTTGGGATTTGTCACAACTGAAGGAGTGAAAATCAAAACATTTGTCAGTAACCAAAAACCTTTGGGCTTTTCAGTATTGACATGTTTATGTTGTCATGTTGTCAATTCAGGTTCTCAGTAAAACATTGTACATAACTACTTAACAAGCTGCTACTCGCCGGATATGTCCATGTATGAAAGAAACGAGGTGGCTTAGTACCCCATGTGATCAGGCAGCAGGCTGGGGATAAAGCAATGTTTCCATGTTTCCGATGTTTCTGTGTTTCCAGAGTCCATTAACCCTTGGACAGGTTTGACATCCAGGATCAGATAGCACCTGGGCATGTCTGGGAAGGAAGTGTGATGGGAGCTGCAGTGTTGGTGGGGTGGGGCTGGGTGTGCCTGCATAGGCTCATCACAAGGATTTCCTTGATCGGAAAGTTAGTTGGCAGGCTGGCTTCTCCCTTGTACTTTTGGCTGGGGCCTCCGCGCTTCAGTGATTTCAATCACATCCTTAATGGAAGTGGGGTCTTTAAAGCTCCCTGTCATAGTCCTTTAAGCGGCATCTGAACAAATCGATGTATTTGTACGCTCTACCGTGTGCTGCTTTGGTATTTGGTTAGGTTGTACTCATAGCTTTTTGACCCGAAGGATCTGTGCCATCTGCAGTCTTCGGGGCTGTCTGGGTTGGTAGGTCTATATACCACCACCACTATATACCAAGAATCTTAAGGATCTCCCACTTTTAACTTCTTGTAGTCATTGGCGTCCTCCACGTTGAGAGAGAATTAGGGCTTCCTCTGTTAGCTGGGGGGTATGATGCGGCAATACTCTCTCTTATCCAGGCCACTCGTTCAGCAAGTGTCTGGAATATGTGTAGGTAGGCCTTAATGTTGTCATTAACCATTAATTTAGTCAGGAGACACTGGGCGCTTTCCATAGGGTTAGTGAAGGTGCAGGGAGATAGCTGTATCTCTCCTAGCCCACAATGCCAAGTCCTTCATGATCTCCCTCGGGCTCCTTGTCAGCTCCTGGATCACCTCCACATGTTGGAAGTTAGTTTGAAAGAGATTCTCCATTTCTTTAGAGAACAACCAGGAAACAACATACCACTAATGTCCCTTTCcgagagaggggaaaaagctTTTAAAGCCTTTTAAAGCTCTTTATTGCCCACATTCTACACCATTGTGAAAATTGTAGAACACAAGGGCTGAACACCAACACTCAAAAGATCAGCAATTAGGGATTAAGTTcaagtgtgttacagtgtaggAAAAAAGGAACGTCTCATGTCTTTCTTTGAATTCATGGACTTTACAGAGACATGGAGTAAAGATTAGTGGTATACAACTCAAATTTGTGGGTGGAGCTAAATGGATCTTGCAGCTTTTTTGATTATTAAGCAGATCGAGTAAGGACAGCTGGCATGCAAACAAGCAAGTAGCATCAAAATGCTAgaattattagcattattattgaTTACAAAGAGAAAAGTGGATGTGCCATTTCTGAAGAGAAGAAGGAAGTCATAGACCtctcatggtgtgtgtgtgtgctagctGTCTGAGTGTAAGGAACACGGTCAATCCCTGGAGAAGACTCTCGGGGACCAAGTTAAAGAGAAGCAATTTCGTGAACTGAGTGGTAAAGATCCATCTCCTCCTGAGCTCATCAAGAAGATAGAACAGGTATGACACAAACAGTTCAACTGAACCATTTTGCTCGAACATGTTATTTATGTAGCCAGTTAATTGTGTATGTGCACCTGACTGTGGTGCAGCTGGAGATGCAGCTGGCAGCGAGAGAGGCTCAGCTGCTGGAGAAAGAGCTGATCTATGAGCAAGTGACCCGATTGTCTGAGCACATTCGTACAAAGGCAGAGAACGGTAAAGAGGACACACTCAGGCTGGCCAAGAAAGTaagcacagatacacacacacacacacacacacacagaattacaAACATGCATGGTAATAAAAATAGAAGCAACATCACTGTCTTATTGTTATTAATTGAAATAAGTAGGCTTACATTTAAAGCATCACTTTAATCCTGGATTTGATTTCACAGTAAACCTGGATTAACTAGAATCATGTTGCTCCATCACTTTAAACTCAgatttaaatttcagttaggGATTAAATTTAACCTTGCTATTGAGGAGGTTTAAATTGACAAAATGGCAGCACTTATTTGTGGGATTGGGGAAAATGAAAGAGTTCCTCACAGAGAAATAAGGGACTGTCTCAACCCTGTTGAGTTTTATGATGGTGCTGAACGGGTACCGATTCAGCAAGGAAACTGTGATTAGATTAAATCAAAAAATTGAACCAGCAATTAGACATGGCACAAAGTGCCATGTCTAATGGCACAAGACACAATTAGACAGTGACCGAAATGCAGCCACACCACCCAGACTGAGTAGATCCTAAACGTGAAATATGAATTATGAATAGAAAGCAGACTATTCTTtccaaatatttaaaagaaatcttGTCACCAGAAAAGGTGTCTATTTGAGGCTTGGTCATGCGGGaagcaacaaaaaaagtcaCGTGAGTGGAGTGGGAGGTGTTTACTTTAATGTGATGCAGGGACGtgggagattttttttgtgtgtgtgaaaaatcaCAAGCGATCAACAGCCTCTGagatactcaaaccagaccGTCTATCACCAACAACCAAAACATGCCAACAACCAGGTCACATTCCCCCCATTCGGATGTTAGATGTTTATGAACTGATGTTCAGAACATTAACggaagctcttggcctgtatctgtatgatattatgcattgtgctgctgctacatgattggctgattagaaaATTGCATGAATgcgcaggtgtacaggtgttcctactTAAGTGGCTGGTGAATGTATATTAAGTATTACTAAATAGCTTATTGCTTGAATGAGTTGAATCAGAAGAGGACACTTAGGTCAACTCATTGCTAACTAGTGTAAAAGTATGCGGGTTAATCTGTAGCAGTCTTTCGATCTTGATTTCCTGATTTCTACAGCTATGTAGTTTGTAGTGGTGTTATTTGGGTCTGTTCATGTCTCCTCAGGTCAATGAGTTCCAGAGCCGCATTAAGGAGTGCACTAAGAAGCTGATGGCTGTAGTGTCGGAGTTGGCCATGCGTCAGACGCAGACTCTGTGTCTGCAGCAGGAGCTTCGTGAGAAAGAGTTTGAGCTTGACATGTGCCACAGAAGACTGGAGATGGGACTCGCACCTTCTGACGCCATGGAGCAGGAGTGGCTACATCAAATGCGAGCACAGCAAAAATGCCAGGTAGATGCCCAGGAGAGAGCTTGGGTGGACATTAGTGTTAGTTATACAACTCATATAGTTATAGACTCACGAACGTGAACCTCAAATTGTCTGCGTTGAATCAGATAACTgcaattttatacacattttgtcatgtttaaataatttatttgtttcagTTGCACACATGGATTTAATAGTCATTTAATATTAATGAAACGTACGGcaagaaatattttaataaatattaaatatgaaagaTATTAATAATTGAAGAAAGCAAGCCAACACGAATCCAAAAATGTAAACCAAAAAAGACTAGTCATTCAGTTCAGTTAAGAAGGGCGCATACAAGGAGGAAGGGGTGGTCTTTTTGAAGACATGCCATGAACGGATATTTAGAGTatgatttgtattttaaaaattaaagctAGCTTACAAGTCTGGTCCATTCGCCACGGACGGTATGTTCTGTTAATGCTGTATTTTTATCACTGCTTGGACTTCTTGCTGCTGG
The genomic region above belongs to Ictalurus punctatus breed USDA103 chromosome 14, Coco_2.0, whole genome shotgun sequence and contains:
- the ccdc146 gene encoding coiled-coil domain-containing protein 146 isoform X2, with the protein product MKKEIAQRNQEIRTLTEAIKACDTQLQKEQQELEDKKEMIKSKEAELAQLLSIPGQLGKEIERINCKIKNVQKQKAALEMQLLELAERVKQTQMGCRQLDEECRSVMKELKGYRAQLEVAQRERSMLLKEQEIIKEEEAALLEQRGLLEINLSHIMEEKKILHDSLVKKVREKDRLQRRLKNMLLQHQLSQDALLHTQELYNKMKAQSDMMPKDDDLLQKIQDLQTEVDNLKLKVVHQQSVTGVEAQMVEQCIEQKQALIRECNRHNEELHHLHALTRIKADERDQKSRELLKAQLRCSQIKQDIRGKQLQILEHKKQYQEIQSRLRVFAKLHDTTKGERNKCVNLLQIATQCMSKMKEKFEILQNETEILHSKTIQKDRLLQKSRLKHVHSHTIRDSLRNDVSKASWMLHEMQCKSEEQRLKIIKLGQVISAKEQDLLHMRKSHEASVQSRNERGVQLLEREEEMCVFYAKVNVQESLICEGTLQIQVLEDEICSLKMLINEERRQIHLSEKQLPCKRSLEDEHALLQKQLSECKEHGQSLEKTLGDQVKEKQFRELSGKDPSPPELIKKIEQLEMQLAAREAQLLEKELIYEQVTRLSEHIRTKAENGKEDTLRLAKKVNEFQSRIKECTKKLMAVVSELAMRQTQTLCLQQELREKEFELDMCHRRLEMGLAPSDAMEQEWLHQMRAQQKCQITEEEEWSQLPNGVYTTADLRPNSYIPAEDSLPLPKPYGALAPFKPSEPGTSMRHIRKPQPKPLEI
- the ccdc146 gene encoding coiled-coil domain-containing protein 146 isoform X1 translates to MSQSEGSSTPPPGGDENQSHIQPQKSTYVSAPEVDSQEVYTSSLSTSLDLQCLEELFLGDMISGDKMARMKASFSLLHDTLRSSQESEAKLLQEVKHFQAELERQQQELEKAELFKDGQHTDGSSMRQQLLQFHNKLREAEEREHRMQYQLKCLQEEKICLEKEYESQPKSVEQEKRSTALNESCEKMKKEIAQRNQEIRTLTEAIKACDTQLQKEQQELEDKKEMIKSKEAELAQLLSIPGQLGKEIERINCKIKNVQKQKAALEMQLLELAERVKQTQMGCRQLDEECRSVMKELKGYRAQLEVAQRERSMLLKEQEIIKEEEAALLEQRGLLEINLSHIMEEKKILHDSLVKKVREKDRLQRRLKNMLLQHQLSQDALLHTQELYNKMKAQSDMMPKDDDLLQKIQDLQTEVDNLKLKVVHQQSVTGVEAQMVEQCIEQKQALIRECNRHNEELHHLHALTRIKADERDQKSRELLKAQLRCSQIKQDIRGKQLQILEHKKQYQEIQSRLRVFAKLHDTTKGERNKCVNLLQIATQCMSKMKEKFEILQNETEILHSKTIQKDRLLQKSRLKHVHSHTIRDSLRNDVSKASWMLHEMQCKSEEQRLKIIKLGQVISAKEQDLLHMRKSHEASVQSRNERGVQLLEREEEMCVFYAKVNVQESLICEGTLQIQVLEDEICSLKMLINEERRQIHLSEKQLPCKRSLEDEHALLQKQLSECKEHGQSLEKTLGDQVKEKQFRELSGKDPSPPELIKKIEQLEMQLAAREAQLLEKELIYEQVTRLSEHIRTKAENGKEDTLRLAKKVNEFQSRIKECTKKLMAVVSELAMRQTQTLCLQQELREKEFELDMCHRRLEMGLAPSDAMEQEWLHQMRAQQKCQITEEEEWSQLPNGVYTTADLRPNSYIPAEDSLPLPKPYGALAPFKPSEPGTSMRHIRKPQPKPLEI